One Leclercia pneumoniae genomic region harbors:
- the rlmD gene encoding 23S rRNA (uracil(1939)-C(5))-methyltransferase RlmD has product MAQFYSAKRRVTTRQIITVDVTDLDPFGQGVARHNGKALFIPGLLPGERAEITLTEEKRQYARGQVKRRLNDSPEREIPRCPHFGVCGGCQQQHASIALQEKSKSSALARLLKNEVNEIIADTPWGYRRRARLSLNYQPKTERLEMGFRKANSSDIVDVKQCPVLAPQLEALLPAVRECLSGLEGVRHLGHVELVQANNGPMMVLRHTAPLSAKDREKLERFSHSHQLALYLAPQSEILEQLSGESPWYDSDGLRLTFSPRDFIQVNDGVNQQMVETAMAWLDVQRDDRVLDLFCGMGNFTLPLATRAQSVVGVEGVAALVEKGRDNARHNELNNVTFFHENLEEDVTQQPWAKHGFDKILLDPARAGAPGVMQHIIKLAPTRVVYVSCNPATLARDSEALLRAGYQITRLAMLDMFPHTGHLESMALFEHID; this is encoded by the coding sequence GACGCGTGACGACGCGTCAGATCATAACTGTTGATGTCACCGACCTTGATCCCTTCGGTCAGGGCGTGGCGCGCCATAACGGTAAGGCGTTATTTATTCCGGGTTTGTTACCGGGGGAACGGGCGGAAATCACCCTGACGGAAGAGAAACGTCAGTATGCCCGCGGCCAGGTAAAACGCCGCCTGAATGATAGCCCCGAACGCGAAATCCCGCGTTGTCCGCACTTTGGCGTCTGTGGCGGTTGCCAGCAACAGCATGCCAGCATTGCCCTGCAAGAGAAAAGCAAAAGCAGCGCGCTGGCGCGTTTATTGAAAAATGAGGTCAACGAGATTATCGCCGACACGCCCTGGGGCTATCGGCGTCGTGCGCGGCTCAGCCTTAACTATCAGCCGAAAACAGAACGCCTGGAAATGGGTTTTCGTAAAGCCAACTCCAGCGATATTGTTGACGTCAAACAGTGCCCCGTTCTTGCGCCCCAACTTGAGGCATTGCTCCCCGCGGTGCGCGAATGTCTCTCCGGACTGGAGGGTGTGCGTCATCTCGGCCACGTAGAACTGGTGCAGGCGAACAACGGGCCAATGATGGTCTTGCGCCATACCGCGCCGCTCAGTGCGAAAGATCGCGAAAAACTGGAACGCTTTTCGCATTCCCATCAGCTTGCGCTTTATCTCGCTCCGCAAAGCGAGATACTTGAGCAGCTTAGCGGTGAAAGCCCCTGGTATGATTCAGACGGGCTACGCTTAACGTTCAGCCCACGCGATTTTATTCAGGTCAACGACGGGGTTAACCAGCAAATGGTGGAGACCGCAATGGCCTGGCTTGACGTTCAGCGTGACGACCGGGTACTGGATCTGTTTTGTGGGATGGGTAACTTCACCTTGCCGCTGGCTACGCGGGCACAGAGCGTGGTGGGGGTCGAAGGGGTGGCAGCGCTGGTGGAAAAAGGGCGTGACAATGCCCGTCACAATGAGCTGAACAACGTGACATTCTTTCATGAGAACCTGGAAGAGGATGTCACGCAGCAGCCCTGGGCGAAGCACGGTTTCGATAAAATCCTGCTCGACCCGGCACGCGCTGGCGCGCCTGGCGTGATGCAGCATATTATTAAACTCGCGCCAACGCGCGTGGTTTATGTCTCCTGCAATCCGGCGACGCTTGCCCGGGATAGTGAGGCATTATTGCGTGCGGGTTACCAAATTACGCGTCTGGCAATGCTGGATATGTTCCCGCACACTGGACACCTGGAATCCATGGCGTTGTTTGAGCACATCGATTAG